GGTGACACTGGAACCGGACGTCCTGAAGAAAATCGACGACGCCATCGGATCCCTGGCCGAGCGCGACCCTGCGCAGACCAAGTCCCCGGCCGCGCGCGAGGCCTAGGATTCCTGGTGACTGACGCCTTGGACCTGCCGGACCTTGCTGTCACCGGTTCCACCGGCGGCCTGGGCGGAATGGTGGCGCGGCAGCTCGCGGCGGCCGGTTCCGCCCAGCGCCTGCTGGTCCGCGACGCCGGCCGCGCGCCGGAGCTGGAGAACACCCGGCCCGTGGTCTGCAGCTACGCGGACTCCGCTGCTGCGCGGCAGGCCTTGGAGGGCGCGAAGGTGCTGTTCATGGTGTCCGCCGCGGAGGCAGAGGACCGGTTGGACGAGCATTTCACGTTCGTTGATGCTGCTGCCGCCGCCGGGGTGGAGCACCTGGTGTACACCTCCATCTACCGCTGCGCACCGGACTCGACCTTCACCCTGGCCCGCGACCACTACGCCACCGAGGAGCGGATCAGGGCCTCCGGCATGGATTTCACGTTCCTGCGGGACAACCTGTACCTGGACTTCCTGCCGCTGATGACCGGGGAGGACGGCGTGATCCGGGGGCCTGCCGGCGAGGGCACGTTTTCCACTGTGGCCCGGGAGGACATTGCCCGTTGCGCTGTTGCCGTGCTTCGCGACCCTGTCATCCATAAGGGCAAGACCTATGACCTGACGGGCCCGGAGGAGCTCTCCATGTCAAGGGCTGCCGAGGTGCTCACGGAAGGAACCGGCCGTACCGTTAGCTACCATCCGGAAACCGTGGAGGAGGCCTACGCATCCCGGGCCTCGTATGGGGCACCGCAGTGGCAACTGGACGCCTGGGTGAGCACGTACACGGCTATCGCCGCCGGCGAGCTGGCGGGAGTATCTCCTGATGTGCACGGGCTGACCGGCCAGGACCCCCTGAGCCTGTCCGAGTTCCTGGAGCGGCCGCAGCTGTAGCCGCTCAGGACGTTGAGGGGCCGGGCGTTGACGGGCAGGGCGTTGACGGGCAGGGCGTTGACGGGCCGGCGGGGCGGGCGTAAACCTGAGGCAACGGGTGCTCCCCGGAGGGCAGCACCCCAAGCCGCAGTACTCGCCGCCCAGCAGAATCGCAGCGCCATGACCCAGATCCAGCCAAACCCACAACCCACCC
This genomic interval from Arthrobacter sp. SLBN-100 contains the following:
- a CDS encoding SDR family oxidoreductase yields the protein MTDALDLPDLAVTGSTGGLGGMVARQLAAAGSAQRLLVRDAGRAPELENTRPVVCSYADSAAARQALEGAKVLFMVSAAEAEDRLDEHFTFVDAAAAAGVEHLVYTSIYRCAPDSTFTLARDHYATEERIRASGMDFTFLRDNLYLDFLPLMTGEDGVIRGPAGEGTFSTVAREDIARCAVAVLRDPVIHKGKTYDLTGPEELSMSRAAEVLTEGTGRTVSYHPETVEEAYASRASYGAPQWQLDAWVSTYTAIAAGELAGVSPDVHGLTGQDPLSLSEFLERPQL